A genome region from Sphingomonas anseongensis includes the following:
- a CDS encoding ligase-associated DNA damage response DEXH box helicase, translating into MSALPPVVQSWFDSKGWRPRRHQLEMLEVAGRGRDALLVAATGSGKTLAGFLPAICDLAENPAEGLHTLYVSPLKALGVDVQRNLLGPIGEMGVDIRVETRSGDTPSDRKARQRVRPPQILLTTPESLSLLLSYPDSATMFANLKTIVIDELHAFAREKRGDLLSLSMARLQALSPKLRRVGLSATIADPDAYRTWLAANGDASRVELVMGEPGAEPHLEILIPESKIPWGGHSGRHAAREVMELIERHKMTLVFCNTRSLAELIFQDLWAVNDNALPIGIHHGSLALEARRKVEAAMAVGRLRGLVATASLDLGIDWGDIDLVVQMGAPKGSSRLLQRIGRANHRLDEPSEGVLVPGNRFEYLEGRAALDAIEAGELDPEIFRPGTLDVLAQHILGVACAEPFDPDELLAEIRSASPYSGLKQETFEEVLSFIATGGYSLKAYDRFRRLVQDPDGRWRLARPPVAQQHRLNAGVIVEQPLLTVRFRGGRKLGTIEEGYASTLAPGDHFYFCGLSLEVEQFKDTDIIVHASSKPARIVTYGGQRMSMSTHLANRVREMLADRNDWRRFPDDVREWLEVQDRRSRTPEPNELLVETFPHEKLHYMVAYSFEGWNAHQSLGMLITRRMESAGLKPMGFVANDYGLACYGLEPITDPKALFSPDILEREFIEWVENSYLLKTAFREVAVIGGLVERQHPGRRKTGRQVSFSTDLIYDVLRKYEPQHLLLRAAWDDARARMTELGRLVRLVDRAAATMVHVEAERITPMAVPLMVIVGREALPSGAEADESLLVQAEQLADAAMQL; encoded by the coding sequence CTGAGCGCGCTTCCACCAGTCGTCCAAAGCTGGTTCGACTCGAAAGGCTGGCGGCCGCGTCGGCACCAGTTGGAAATGCTGGAGGTTGCCGGCCGCGGGCGTGACGCATTGCTCGTCGCCGCGACCGGGTCGGGAAAGACTCTCGCCGGCTTCCTTCCGGCGATCTGCGACCTCGCCGAGAATCCCGCCGAGGGCCTGCACACGCTCTACGTCTCGCCGCTGAAGGCGCTTGGCGTCGACGTCCAGCGCAACCTGCTGGGCCCGATCGGCGAAATGGGCGTCGACATTCGAGTCGAAACCCGCAGCGGCGACACGCCCTCCGACCGCAAGGCAAGGCAGCGGGTCCGTCCGCCGCAGATCCTGCTGACGACGCCTGAATCCCTCAGCCTGCTCCTGAGTTATCCCGACAGCGCGACGATGTTCGCGAACCTGAAGACCATCGTCATCGACGAGCTCCACGCTTTCGCGAGGGAGAAGCGCGGGGACCTGCTGTCGCTCTCCATGGCCCGGCTCCAGGCGCTCAGCCCGAAGCTCCGGCGAGTCGGCCTGTCGGCGACGATAGCCGATCCCGACGCCTACCGGACTTGGCTGGCGGCCAACGGGGATGCCTCGCGCGTCGAGCTGGTGATGGGCGAGCCCGGCGCCGAGCCTCACCTCGAAATCCTGATTCCGGAGAGCAAGATCCCGTGGGGAGGCCACAGCGGCCGGCACGCCGCGCGCGAAGTGATGGAGCTGATCGAGCGCCACAAGATGACGCTCGTCTTCTGCAATACGCGAAGCCTTGCCGAGCTCATCTTCCAGGATCTGTGGGCGGTGAACGACAATGCGCTTCCGATCGGGATCCACCACGGAAGCCTGGCGCTGGAGGCTCGCCGCAAGGTTGAGGCGGCGATGGCAGTCGGCCGGCTCCGCGGGCTCGTGGCGACCGCCAGCCTCGACCTCGGAATCGACTGGGGGGACATCGACCTGGTTGTCCAGATGGGCGCTCCCAAGGGCAGCTCGCGCCTCCTCCAGCGGATCGGCCGGGCCAACCACCGCCTCGACGAGCCGAGCGAGGGAGTCCTCGTTCCCGGCAACCGCTTCGAATATCTCGAAGGCCGCGCAGCGCTCGACGCTATCGAAGCGGGCGAGCTCGACCCCGAAATCTTCCGCCCCGGAACCCTGGACGTGCTCGCCCAGCACATCCTGGGGGTCGCGTGCGCCGAGCCGTTCGACCCCGATGAGCTACTCGCCGAAATCCGCTCGGCTTCGCCATACTCCGGCCTCAAGCAGGAGACGTTCGAGGAGGTCCTGAGCTTCATCGCCACCGGCGGCTATTCGCTCAAGGCCTACGACCGCTTCCGCCGGCTGGTTCAGGATCCCGACGGCCGGTGGCGACTGGCTCGCCCCCCGGTCGCGCAGCAGCACCGGCTAAACGCCGGCGTCATCGTCGAGCAGCCGCTCCTAACCGTCCGGTTCCGCGGCGGCCGCAAGCTCGGGACGATCGAGGAAGGCTATGCCTCGACGCTCGCCCCAGGCGACCACTTCTATTTCTGCGGGCTGAGCCTCGAGGTCGAGCAGTTCAAGGACACGGACATCATCGTCCATGCGTCGTCCAAGCCGGCGCGGATCGTCACTTACGGCGGCCAGCGGATGAGCATGTCCACCCACCTCGCCAACCGGGTCCGCGAGATGCTGGCCGACCGCAACGACTGGCGCCGATTTCCCGACGACGTCCGCGAATGGCTGGAAGTGCAGGATCGACGGTCGCGGACACCGGAGCCGAACGAGCTCCTGGTCGAAACCTTCCCGCACGAGAAGCTGCACTACATGGTCGCCTACAGCTTCGAAGGCTGGAACGCGCACCAGTCGCTGGGAATGCTGATCACCCGCCGCATGGAAAGTGCCGGGCTTAAGCCGATGGGCTTCGTCGCCAACGACTACGGGCTCGCCTGCTACGGGCTCGAGCCGATCACGGACCCCAAAGCGCTATTCTCCCCCGACATCCTCGAACGCGAGTTCATCGAATGGGTCGAGAACAGCTATTTGCTCAAGACCGCCTTCCGCGAGGTCGCGGTGATCGGCGGACTGGTCGAGCGCCAGCATCCGGGCCGGCGCAAGACGGGGCGCCAGGTCAGCTTCTCGACCGACCTGATCTATGACGTTCTTCGCAAGTACGAGCCGCAGCACCTGCTTCTCCGCGCCGCCTGGGACGATGCCCGCGCGAGGATGACGGAGCTCGGCCGCCTGGTGCGCCTGGTCGACCGGGCGGCGGCGACGATGGTCCACGTCGAAGCGGAGCGGATCACGCCGATGGCCGTGCCGTTGATGGTGATCGTCGGCCGCGAGGCCCTGCCGTCCGGAGCGGAGGCCGATGAGTCGTTGCTCGTGCAGGCGGAACAGCTCGCCGATGCCGCTATGCAATTGTGA
- a CDS encoding ligase-associated DNA damage response exonuclease, with translation MARLGSWIEVFPEGIYVRPADAWVDPSQPKPRALITHGHGDHARGGHGGVLSTPETLAIMGLRYGVQNGQPSAYGETVRVGEVDVSFVPAGHVLGSAQIVLEYKGEKIVVSGDYKRREDPTCHEFVPVPCDVFITEATFGLPVFHHPDTGGEIDRLLHRLHSDESRCVLVGAYALGKAQRVIAELRRRGHEEPIYIHGALEKMCALYEEHGVALGELRPATGATKDELRGRIVLAPPGALNDRWSRRLPDPVTAMASGWMRIRQRARQANVELPLVISDHADWDELTCTVRELEPNEVWITHGREEALKHWCMTHQIKACELNLVGYEDEDEDDG, from the coding sequence ATGGCGCGTTTGGGTTCCTGGATCGAGGTCTTTCCCGAGGGCATCTATGTGCGCCCCGCCGACGCCTGGGTCGATCCCTCGCAGCCCAAGCCGAGGGCGCTGATCACTCATGGCCATGGCGACCATGCGCGCGGCGGCCATGGGGGGGTGCTGTCCACGCCCGAAACGCTTGCGATCATGGGGCTCCGCTACGGCGTGCAGAACGGGCAGCCGTCAGCCTATGGCGAGACCGTCCGGGTGGGCGAAGTCGACGTAAGCTTCGTTCCCGCCGGTCACGTGCTCGGCTCGGCGCAAATTGTCCTGGAGTACAAGGGCGAAAAGATCGTTGTTTCGGGCGATTACAAGCGCCGCGAGGACCCGACCTGCCACGAGTTCGTGCCCGTCCCATGCGACGTGTTCATCACCGAAGCGACGTTCGGCCTGCCGGTGTTTCATCACCCTGACACCGGCGGCGAGATCGACCGGCTTCTCCACCGACTCCATTCGGACGAAAGCCGCTGCGTGCTGGTCGGCGCTTATGCGCTCGGCAAGGCGCAAAGGGTCATCGCCGAGCTGCGCCGAAGAGGGCACGAAGAACCGATCTACATCCACGGCGCGCTCGAGAAGATGTGCGCGCTCTATGAGGAGCATGGCGTTGCGCTCGGCGAACTTCGCCCGGCGACGGGTGCGACGAAGGACGAGCTTCGCGGCCGGATCGTCCTCGCTCCGCCCGGAGCGTTGAACGACCGCTGGTCGCGACGTCTCCCGGACCCGGTGACGGCGATGGCGTCAGGCTGGATGCGGATCCGCCAGCGCGCGCGGCAGGCGAACGTCGAGCTTCCGCTGGTCATCTCCGATCATGCCGACTGGGACGAGCTGACGTGCACGGTCCGGGAGCTGGAGCCCAATGAGGTGTGGATCACCCACGGCCGCGAGGAAGCGCTCAAGCATTGGTGCATGACCCACCAGATCAAGGCGTGCGAGCTTAATCTGGTGGGCTACGAGGATGAGGACGAGGACGACGGCTAG
- a CDS encoding L,D-transpeptidase family protein gives MKQLILAPVLGALMIGSGPALAQQVALNGRPVIEAAQQLKSGEFLWAPELSPEGPGLVIVNLETQRAVLFRNGVPIAASTVSTGSKGHETPTGVFTILQKNAKHFSSTYNNAPMPNMQRLTWKGIALHAGKLPGYPASHGCIRLPHKFSELLFGATKLGMTVVITSIPAVPHDSATPGIMEASPESTQQLANAGFQWHPSRSSGGLVSVVISAADQRAIVMQDGAEIGSAPVRVDGPLDGGMAYVLEASDNEEIRWKKLQFSGTGGGMEVGEGEGQRFDAPLAFRRDLKTLLRPGSVIIVTPESLKAGSPGSPLDVIKEEGSGG, from the coding sequence ATGAAGCAGCTCATCCTCGCGCCCGTCCTCGGCGCCCTCATGATCGGCTCCGGCCCGGCATTGGCCCAGCAAGTTGCACTGAACGGACGCCCGGTCATCGAAGCCGCCCAGCAGCTGAAGAGTGGCGAATTTCTCTGGGCGCCCGAGCTCAGCCCCGAAGGGCCTGGGCTCGTGATCGTGAATCTGGAAACGCAACGCGCCGTCCTGTTCCGCAACGGCGTTCCGATCGCGGCATCGACCGTCTCCACCGGCTCCAAGGGGCACGAAACCCCGACCGGCGTCTTCACCATCCTCCAGAAGAACGCAAAGCACTTCTCCAGCACCTACAACAATGCGCCGATGCCGAACATGCAACGGCTGACGTGGAAGGGCATCGCCCTGCATGCGGGAAAGCTGCCGGGCTATCCCGCGTCCCACGGCTGCATTCGCCTTCCCCACAAATTTTCCGAGCTTCTGTTCGGCGCGACGAAGCTCGGAATGACCGTCGTCATCACCAGCATACCCGCCGTGCCCCACGACTCCGCCACTCCCGGCATCATGGAAGCAAGTCCGGAATCCACGCAGCAGCTCGCCAATGCCGGGTTCCAATGGCACCCCAGCCGTTCATCGGGCGGGTTGGTCTCGGTCGTGATCAGCGCTGCCGACCAGCGCGCGATCGTCATGCAGGACGGGGCCGAAATCGGCTCGGCGCCGGTTCGCGTGGACGGGCCGCTGGACGGCGGAATGGCCTATGTCCTGGAGGCGTCGGACAATGAAGAGATCCGCTGGAAGAAGCTGCAATTCTCCGGGACCGGCGGTGGGATGGAAGTGGGAGAGGGCGAGGGCCAAAGGTTCGACGCGCCTCTGGCATTCCGTCGCGACCTGAAGACCCTGCTGAGGCCCGGTAGCGTCATCATCGTCACACCTGAATCGCTCAAGGCCGGCAGCCCCGGCAGCCCGCTCGATGTCATCAAGGAAGAGGGAAGCGGCGGCTAG
- the pgmG gene encoding phosphoglucomutase/phosphomannomutase PgmG produces the protein MTHAFNPTILREYDVRGIVGKTLTREDAWALGRSFGSLAGDEGARTIAVGRDGRLHSPELEGALVDGLMESGLNVVRIGVGPSPMLYYATEVLGVQGGIQVTGSHNPPEYNGFKMLLNGRSVFGEEIQELGRRSAAGAWSDGTGTAEHADVLDSYVDRLVQGFRGRGYRVGWDPGNGAAGAAVEKLVKKLPGEHFVIHSRIDGTFPNHHPDPTVEANLADLKALMSDNKLDMGFAFDGDADRIGAVDSSGRAIWGDQLLMILSAPVLKELPGSTIIADVKASQILFDRIAELGGEPLMWKTGHSLIKSKMKETAAPIAGEMSGHIFFKHRWYGFDDALYAAVRMIEAVGESGRSLTELMDEMPKSVATPELRFPVDESRKFAVVREVLERLRSDGATVNDVDGARVNTPDGWWLLRASNTQDVLVARAEAKDQAALDRLVAQLDEQLAKSGVERTDAAH, from the coding sequence ATGACCCACGCATTCAACCCCACCATCCTTCGCGAATATGACGTTCGCGGAATCGTCGGAAAGACTCTCACCAGGGAAGACGCCTGGGCGCTTGGGCGAAGCTTCGGCTCACTTGCCGGCGACGAAGGCGCAAGGACGATCGCGGTCGGCCGCGACGGCCGCCTCCACTCGCCGGAACTCGAAGGCGCGCTCGTCGACGGACTGATGGAGAGCGGTCTCAACGTGGTGCGCATCGGCGTCGGCCCGAGCCCGATGCTCTATTACGCGACCGAAGTCCTAGGCGTTCAGGGTGGAATCCAGGTCACGGGAAGCCATAATCCGCCCGAATATAACGGCTTCAAGATGCTCCTGAACGGCCGGTCAGTCTTCGGCGAGGAGATCCAGGAGCTCGGCCGCCGCTCCGCCGCCGGCGCCTGGAGCGACGGGACCGGCACGGCCGAGCATGCAGACGTGCTGGACTCCTATGTCGATCGGCTGGTTCAGGGCTTCCGTGGGCGTGGCTATCGCGTCGGCTGGGATCCGGGCAACGGAGCAGCCGGAGCGGCCGTCGAGAAGCTCGTTAAGAAACTGCCCGGCGAGCATTTCGTGATCCACTCCCGGATCGACGGCACCTTCCCCAACCACCACCCGGACCCCACCGTCGAGGCCAATCTAGCCGACCTGAAAGCGCTGATGAGCGACAATAAGCTCGACATGGGCTTCGCCTTCGACGGAGATGCCGACCGGATCGGCGCGGTCGATTCCAGCGGCCGGGCGATCTGGGGCGACCAGCTGCTGATGATCCTTTCCGCGCCGGTGCTGAAGGAGCTTCCGGGCTCGACCATCATCGCCGACGTCAAGGCGAGCCAGATCCTGTTCGACCGGATCGCCGAGCTAGGCGGCGAGCCTTTGATGTGGAAGACCGGCCACAGCCTGATCAAGTCGAAGATGAAGGAAACCGCCGCGCCGATCGCCGGTGAGATGAGCGGCCACATCTTCTTCAAGCACCGCTGGTACGGCTTCGACGACGCGCTCTACGCCGCTGTCCGGATGATCGAGGCGGTCGGGGAATCCGGCAGGAGCCTGACCGAGCTGATGGACGAAATGCCAAAGTCCGTCGCCACGCCCGAGCTTCGCTTCCCGGTCGATGAGAGCCGCAAGTTCGCAGTCGTCCGCGAGGTTCTGGAGCGCCTCCGGTCGGACGGCGCGACCGTCAACGACGTCGACGGAGCGCGCGTCAACACGCCTGACGGCTGGTGGCTCCTGCGCGCGTCGAACACTCAGGACGTGCTGGTGGCGAGAGCGGAGGCGAAGGACCAGGCCGCACTCGATCGCCTAGTCGCCCAGCTCGACGAGCAGCTTGCAAAGTCAGGCGTGGAGCGCACCGACGCCGCGCACTGA
- a CDS encoding division plane positioning ATPase MipZ → MSQPHFIVFANEKGGTGKSTTAVHTAIALAAMGSRVAALDLDSRQRTMTRYLENRDSTMRRLETELPQARYEVLEDGASLDEALARLSADADVIVIDTPGRDDPVARAAILKADTLVTPMNDSFVDLDLIGQVHPENFKVTKPSFYAELIWNSRTQRAKATGKSVDWVVLRNRLQHIDSHNLRRVGAALDELARRVGFRVIPGLGERVVYRELFPKGLTLLDLGQLGEVGIGHITARQELREMVSGLGIPGVDEQQKVAAAG, encoded by the coding sequence ATGAGCCAGCCGCATTTCATCGTCTTCGCCAACGAAAAGGGTGGCACCGGCAAGTCGACGACGGCGGTCCACACCGCCATCGCTCTCGCGGCAATGGGCAGCCGCGTCGCGGCTCTCGATCTCGACAGCCGGCAGCGGACGATGACTCGTTATCTCGAGAACCGCGATTCGACGATGCGGCGGTTGGAGACCGAGCTTCCGCAGGCGCGCTACGAGGTTCTCGAAGATGGAGCCTCGCTCGACGAAGCGCTCGCCCGCCTGTCGGCCGATGCCGACGTGATCGTGATCGACACGCCCGGCCGCGACGATCCGGTGGCCCGCGCCGCGATCCTCAAGGCGGACACCCTCGTCACCCCGATGAACGACAGCTTCGTCGACCTCGACCTGATCGGCCAGGTGCATCCGGAAAATTTCAAGGTCACCAAGCCGAGCTTCTACGCGGAGCTCATCTGGAACAGCCGCACCCAGCGCGCCAAGGCGACCGGCAAGAGCGTCGACTGGGTCGTTCTGCGCAATCGACTTCAGCACATCGACTCGCACAACCTTCGCCGCGTCGGCGCAGCGCTCGACGAGCTCGCGCGCAGGGTCGGCTTCCGGGTCATCCCGGGCCTTGGGGAGCGTGTCGTTTACCGGGAGCTCTTCCCCAAGGGGCTCACGCTTCTCGACCTCGGGCAATTGGGCGAGGTCGGAATCGGCCACATCACGGCCCGGCAGGAGCTTCGCGAGATGGTCTCCGGCCTCGGCATCCCGGGGGTCGACGAGCAGCAGAAGGTGGCCGCCGCCGGTTGA
- the panC gene encoding pantoate--beta-alanine ligase — MQTIRDQRQLGSALVALRAGGKRVALVPTMGALHPGHLSLVAEAKRQADRVVATIFVNPMQFGEGEDLDRYPRQEKEDAKALEQAGCDLLWAPTPEQMYPAGFSTRVSVAGLTTRWEGEARPGHFDGVTTVVAKLLNAVRPEVALFGEKDFQQLAVIRRMVADLDMGAEIVAVPTMRDGDGLALSSRNAYLSPDERIRATTLSKALEQAADSIEQGQPVNGAIQDARRALNDAGFAPIDYVALVDEASLEPLHSPAGRMRLIAAATMGKTRLIDNVPVDSPQQG; from the coding sequence GTGCAAACAATCCGTGACCAACGGCAGCTGGGAAGCGCCCTCGTCGCCCTGCGAGCCGGCGGGAAGCGAGTTGCGCTGGTGCCGACGATGGGCGCGCTCCATCCCGGCCACCTGTCGCTGGTCGCTGAAGCGAAGCGGCAGGCCGACCGGGTCGTCGCGACGATCTTCGTCAACCCGATGCAGTTCGGGGAGGGCGAGGACCTGGACCGCTATCCACGGCAGGAAAAAGAGGATGCGAAGGCGCTGGAGCAGGCAGGTTGCGACCTGCTGTGGGCGCCGACGCCCGAACAGATGTATCCGGCGGGATTCTCGACCAGGGTTTCGGTCGCCGGACTCACCACTCGTTGGGAAGGGGAGGCCAGGCCCGGCCATTTCGACGGGGTGACCACGGTCGTCGCCAAGCTGCTCAACGCCGTCCGACCCGAAGTCGCGCTGTTCGGCGAAAAGGATTTCCAGCAGCTTGCGGTGATCCGCAGGATGGTCGCCGATCTCGATATGGGCGCAGAGATCGTCGCGGTGCCGACCATGCGCGACGGGGACGGCCTCGCTCTGTCTTCGCGAAACGCATATCTGTCGCCCGACGAGCGGATACGGGCGACGACCTTGTCGAAAGCGCTCGAACAGGCAGCCGATTCGATCGAGCAGGGACAGCCGGTGAACGGCGCGATCCAGGACGCGAGGCGGGCGCTAAACGATGCCGGCTTCGCGCCTATCGATTATGTCGCATTGGTCGACGAAGCCAGCCTCGAACCGCTTCACTCGCCCGCCGGCCGAATGCGCCTGATCGCCGCAGCGACGATGGGAAAGACCCGCCTGATCGACAACGTTCCGGTCGACTCGCCACAACAAGGTTAA
- a CDS encoding OmpA family protein, producing MRHSKLLLLAAALLSGSAVAEAQVRFPVIIPLGRSQPAPPPGMAPAPMGSPAMLQSDLVMKAGGDTVYFSAHGATLDAIATASLAAQARWLLANPFVRVRLEGHGGANDSRDYALAIGDRRANAVRDFLISQGVAPPRISTSSWGKERPGTVRIGTSIVATGPRVVTTVE from the coding sequence ATGCGACACTCGAAACTCCTCCTGCTCGCCGCCGCTCTGCTTTCGGGCAGCGCCGTCGCCGAAGCGCAGGTGCGCTTTCCCGTGATCATCCCGCTCGGACGCTCGCAGCCGGCGCCGCCTCCGGGCATGGCTCCGGCGCCGATGGGTTCGCCGGCGATGCTCCAGTCGGACCTAGTGATGAAGGCGGGCGGCGACACCGTTTATTTCTCGGCGCATGGCGCAACGCTCGATGCGATTGCGACCGCTAGTCTCGCCGCGCAGGCCCGCTGGCTTCTCGCCAATCCCTTTGTACGGGTTCGCCTGGAGGGTCATGGCGGAGCCAATGACAGCCGCGACTATGCGCTGGCGATCGGTGACCGGCGGGCCAATGCGGTTCGCGATTTCCTGATTTCCCAGGGCGTCGCCCCGCCACGGATTTCGACGAGCAGCTGGGGCAAGGAGCGCCCCGGCACGGTGCGGATCGGAACTTCGATCGTGGCCACCGGTCCGCGGGTAGTCACGACCGTCGAATAG
- the tolB gene encoding Tol-Pal system beta propeller repeat protein TolB: protein MTISFSRTALLLPLLILAGTAAEAQNAAPTATVIAIPPLATAKNVDTDAGTTTWGLANQISDLIIADLKSTDAFIVADVSKVRIPSYPEVTAPAYSQWRSVHAKLLLSGFVNARDDGRLTVGCYVYDVQTGRELARQGFAVSPNEWRRAAHRCADAAYVKASGKTPQFDSRIAYIAESGRPESPTKRLAMMDFDGANHIFLTDEQVTVLTPRWSPKADRIAYVSLSGGAPQVRIADVSNSADRPLLPPGSVSFAPAFSPDGQRIALTISLNANADIYAVPVEGGGPQRLTASPAIDTSPSFSPDGSRIVFISDRSGSPQLYVMDSDGSNQRRISFGGGDYGSPAWSPDGERIAFARSQGPLSAVGSMAVDGSDERIVTRGPNDEEPAWSPDGSRIVFQRQDPATRRTALAMVPAAGGEVRSVLTPQGASDPSWAERQE, encoded by the coding sequence ATGACCATCAGCTTCTCGAGGACCGCGCTTCTGCTTCCGCTTCTGATTTTGGCCGGCACCGCTGCCGAGGCCCAGAATGCCGCGCCGACCGCCACGGTGATCGCAATCCCGCCGCTCGCGACCGCGAAGAACGTCGACACCGACGCGGGAACGACGACCTGGGGGCTGGCCAACCAGATTTCGGATTTGATCATCGCCGACTTGAAGTCGACCGATGCCTTCATCGTCGCCGACGTGAGCAAGGTGCGAATTCCCTCCTATCCGGAAGTGACCGCGCCGGCTTATTCGCAGTGGCGCTCGGTCCATGCGAAGCTGCTCCTGTCGGGCTTCGTCAACGCTCGCGACGACGGGCGGCTGACGGTTGGCTGCTATGTCTATGACGTTCAAACGGGCCGTGAGCTTGCACGGCAGGGTTTCGCCGTCTCCCCGAACGAATGGCGCAGGGCCGCGCATCGCTGCGCCGACGCGGCCTACGTGAAGGCGTCGGGCAAGACGCCGCAGTTCGACAGCCGGATTGCCTATATCGCCGAAAGCGGCCGTCCTGAATCGCCGACCAAGCGGCTTGCGATGATGGATTTCGACGGCGCCAACCACATCTTCCTCACCGACGAGCAGGTGACTGTCCTCACCCCGCGCTGGTCGCCGAAGGCGGACCGAATCGCCTATGTCAGCCTGAGCGGCGGAGCGCCGCAGGTACGGATCGCCGATGTCTCGAACAGCGCCGACCGGCCTCTGCTTCCCCCCGGATCGGTCAGCTTCGCGCCAGCATTCTCGCCCGATGGGCAGCGGATCGCGCTGACGATTTCGCTCAACGCCAACGCCGACATCTATGCGGTGCCCGTGGAGGGCGGCGGCCCCCAGCGCCTGACCGCTTCGCCCGCGATCGACACCAGCCCCAGTTTTTCGCCCGACGGAAGCCGGATCGTGTTCATCAGCGACCGTTCCGGGTCTCCGCAGCTCTATGTGATGGACTCCGACGGATCGAACCAGCGGCGGATCAGCTTCGGCGGCGGCGACTATGGCTCACCGGCCTGGAGCCCCGATGGCGAGCGGATCGCCTTCGCCCGGTCGCAAGGGCCGCTGTCGGCGGTCGGATCGATGGCGGTGGACGGCTCGGACGAGCGCATCGTGACCAGGGGCCCCAACGACGAAGAGCCGGCGTGGAGCCCGGATGGCAGCCGGATCGTGTTCCAGCGGCAGGATCCCGCGACCCGCCGGACAGCGCTCGCGATGGTGCCGGCAGCGGGCGGCGAGGTTCGCAGCGTCCTCACGCCGCAGGGCGCGTCCGATCCCAGCTGGGCGGAAAGGCAGGAATAG
- a CDS encoding YbgC/FadM family acyl-CoA thioesterase gives MTSEFDRPYRGGFVGGQHRFALTVYFEDTDTAGIVYYANYLKFMERARSDMIRACDIDLAAELRSSGRTYAVAEVAIKYRKPGYLYDDLVVVSTVEQVRAVSVTIQQTVMRKAEILADATVTAAFLTSDQRPQRQPIEWVERFRQIADMGK, from the coding sequence GTGACCAGCGAATTCGACCGGCCCTATCGCGGCGGCTTTGTAGGCGGCCAGCATCGCTTTGCCCTGACCGTCTATTTCGAGGACACCGACACCGCCGGCATCGTCTATTACGCCAACTACCTGAAATTCATGGAGCGGGCGCGGTCGGACATGATCCGAGCTTGCGACATCGACCTTGCAGCCGAGCTACGGTCCAGCGGCCGGACCTATGCGGTCGCCGAAGTCGCGATCAAATATCGCAAGCCCGGCTATCTCTACGACGATCTCGTCGTGGTCAGCACGGTCGAGCAGGTGCGGGCGGTCTCCGTCACGATTCAGCAGACAGTCATGCGCAAGGCTGAAATATTGGCGGACGCCACGGTTACGGCCGCGTTCCTGACCTCCGACCAGCGGCCGCAGCGCCAGCCGATCGAATGGGTCGAACGCTTCCGGCAGATTGCAGACATGGGGAAATGA